The Mesorhizobium sp. M1D.F.Ca.ET.043.01.1.1 genome contains a region encoding:
- the sufA gene encoding Fe-S cluster assembly scaffold SufA, with translation MGRFAVITMTDRAADRVREIVATRDKAHGIRLGIRKGGCAGMEYTIDLVTEPNSKDDHVERDGAHVYVAPEAALFLLGTEMDFEQTTLRTGFTFRNPNQSSACGCGESVELKPADLKALAEARSSSAA, from the coding sequence ATGGGACGCTTCGCCGTCATCACGATGACCGACAGGGCCGCCGACCGCGTGCGCGAGATCGTCGCCACGCGCGACAAAGCGCACGGCATCCGCCTCGGCATCCGGAAGGGCGGCTGCGCCGGCATGGAATATACGATCGACCTGGTCACCGAGCCGAACTCGAAGGACGATCATGTCGAGCGCGACGGCGCGCATGTCTATGTCGCGCCCGAAGCGGCGCTGTTCCTGCTCGGCACCGAGATGGATTTCGAGCAGACGACGCTGCGCACCGGCTTCACCTTCAGAAATCCGAACCAGAGCTCGGCTTGCGGCTGCGGCGAATCCGTCGAGCTGAAGCCCGCCGATCTCAAGGCGCTTGCCGAGGCACGCTCCTCAAGCGCCGCCTAG
- a CDS encoding cysteine desulfurase has translation MDQKIETAPYDVEAIRRDFPILSRQVYGKPLVYLDNGASAQKPQVVLDTIQHAYSEEYANVHRGLHFLSNAATDAYEKARETVRRFLNAPSTDNIVFTSNTTSAINTVAYGWGMPRIGEGDEIVLSIMEHHSNIVPWHFIRERQGAKLVWVPVDDLGAFHIEEFEKRLTSRTRLVAITHMSNALGTVTPIKEIVRIAHSRGIPVLVDGSQSAVHMPIDVQDLDCDFFVFTGHKVYGPSGIGVLYGKKQLLEEMRPFMGGGEMIEEVTEEIVTYNEPPHRFEAGTPPIVQAIGLGAALEYMEKVGRERIAAHEADLKDYAHERLRAINSLRIFGDAPGKGAIISFELQGIHAHDVSMVIDRQGVAVRAGTHCAQPLLKRFGVTSTCRASFGMYNTRAEVDALADALEKARKFFG, from the coding sequence ATGGATCAGAAGATCGAAACCGCTCCTTATGACGTCGAGGCGATCCGCCGCGACTTCCCGATCCTGTCGCGCCAGGTCTATGGCAAGCCGCTGGTCTATCTCGACAACGGCGCTTCGGCGCAAAAGCCGCAGGTGGTGCTCGACACCATCCAGCACGCCTATTCCGAAGAATACGCCAACGTCCATCGCGGCCTGCATTTCCTGTCGAACGCCGCGACGGATGCCTATGAGAAGGCGCGTGAGACGGTGCGCCGCTTCCTCAATGCGCCGAGCACCGACAACATCGTTTTCACCTCCAACACCACTTCGGCGATCAACACGGTCGCCTATGGCTGGGGCATGCCGAGGATCGGCGAGGGCGACGAGATCGTGCTCTCGATCATGGAGCACCACTCCAACATCGTGCCCTGGCATTTCATCCGAGAGCGGCAGGGCGCCAAGCTCGTCTGGGTGCCGGTCGACGACCTCGGCGCCTTCCACATCGAGGAATTCGAGAAGCGCCTGACCAGCCGCACCAGGCTCGTCGCCATCACCCACATGTCCAACGCGCTGGGCACCGTGACGCCGATCAAGGAGATCGTGCGCATCGCCCATTCGCGCGGCATTCCGGTGCTGGTCGACGGCAGCCAGAGCGCGGTGCATATGCCGATCGATGTGCAGGACCTCGATTGCGATTTCTTCGTCTTCACCGGCCACAAGGTCTACGGCCCATCCGGCATCGGCGTGCTCTATGGCAAGAAGCAACTGCTGGAAGAGATGCGCCCCTTCATGGGCGGCGGCGAGATGATCGAGGAGGTGACGGAGGAGATCGTCACCTACAACGAGCCGCCGCACCGTTTCGAGGCCGGCACGCCGCCGATCGTGCAGGCGATCGGGCTGGGCGCGGCGTTGGAGTACATGGAAAAGGTCGGCCGCGAGCGCATTGCCGCACATGAGGCGGACCTCAAGGACTATGCGCATGAGCGGCTCAGGGCCATCAACTCGCTGCGCATCTTCGGCGACGCGCCGGGCAAGGGCGCCATCATCTCGTTCGAATTGCAGGGCATCCATGCCCATGACGTGTCGATGGTGATCGACCGCCAGGGCGTTGCCGTGCGCGCCGGCACCCATTGCGCCCAGCCACTGTTGAAACGCTTCGGCGTGACCTCCACATGCAGGGCATCATTCGGCATGTATAATACCAGGGCCGAAGTCGACGCTTTGGCCGATGCGCTGGAAAAGGCGCGAAAGTTCTTCGGGTGA
- a CDS encoding DUF2199 domain-containing protein: protein MAFSTPVNPDALDDVARSTFRKNDDFCMVSYATGQTDRFIRCLLALPVPQLSDEFCFGVWMSVSERSWNVYRDGYDSGQYEDELCFGYLMHDIPEYPSSMHLHANVVFQPGNQRPRVFLHDADHPLVAAQREGVDVTQIERWVALTHRPEA from the coding sequence ATGGCCTTCAGCACGCCGGTGAATCCCGACGCGCTTGACGATGTGGCTCGGTCGACCTTCCGCAAGAACGACGATTTTTGCATGGTGAGCTACGCTACAGGGCAAACAGACCGGTTCATTCGGTGCCTGCTGGCTTTGCCCGTGCCTCAGTTGTCCGACGAGTTCTGCTTCGGCGTTTGGATGTCGGTCTCGGAAAGAAGCTGGAATGTCTATCGGGACGGATATGACAGCGGCCAATATGAGGATGAACTCTGCTTCGGTTATTTGATGCACGACATTCCCGAGTATCCAAGCTCGATGCACCTGCATGCCAATGTCGTGTTTCAGCCTGGCAATCAGCGCCCGAGGGTGTTTCTGCATGATGCAGACCATCCGTTGGTCGCAGCGCAGCGCGAAGGGGTGGATGTGACGCAGATCGAGCGCTGGGTTGCGCTTACGCATCGCCCTGAAGCCTAG
- the sufC gene encoding Fe-S cluster assembly ATPase SufC, protein MLEIRNLHARIVDDGTEIIRGLNLTVQAGEVAAIMGPNGSGKSTLSYILAGREDYEVTEGDILYNGQSILEMDPAERASAGIFLAFQYPMEIPGVATMEFLKVAMNEQRKARGEEPLKVPEFLKRVKEAAASLNMDMNMLKRPLNVGFSGGEKKRAEILQMKLLEPKLCVLDETDSGLDIDALKIVADGVNALRSPERAIVVITHYQRLLEHIVPDSVHVLYKGQVIKSGDKSLALDLETNGYAGVIGQAA, encoded by the coding sequence ATGCTTGAAATCAGAAACCTCCATGCCCGCATCGTCGATGACGGCACCGAGATCATCCGCGGGCTGAACCTGACGGTGCAAGCCGGCGAGGTCGCCGCCATCATGGGCCCGAACGGCTCGGGTAAGTCGACGCTCTCTTACATCCTCGCCGGCCGCGAGGACTATGAGGTCACCGAGGGCGACATCCTCTATAACGGCCAGTCGATCCTTGAAATGGATCCGGCCGAGCGCGCAAGCGCCGGCATCTTCCTCGCCTTCCAGTATCCGATGGAGATACCGGGTGTCGCGACCATGGAGTTCCTGAAGGTGGCGATGAACGAGCAGCGCAAGGCGCGCGGCGAGGAACCGCTGAAGGTTCCGGAGTTCCTGAAGCGCGTGAAGGAGGCGGCGGCCTCGCTCAACATGGACATGAACATGCTGAAGCGGCCGCTCAATGTCGGCTTCTCCGGCGGCGAGAAGAAGCGCGCCGAGATCCTGCAGATGAAGCTGCTCGAGCCGAAGCTCTGCGTGCTCGACGAAACCGATTCCGGTCTCGATATCGACGCGCTAAAGATCGTCGCCGATGGCGTCAACGCGCTGCGCTCGCCGGAGCGCGCGATCGTCGTCATCACCCACTACCAGCGCCTGCTCGAACACATCGTGCCGGACAGCGTGCACGTGCTCTACAAGGGCCAGGTCATCAAGTCGGGCGACAAGTCGCTGGCGCTCGACCTCGAAACCAACGGCTATGCCGGCGTTATCGGGCAAGCCGCGTGA
- a CDS encoding SUF system Fe-S cluster assembly protein gives MDDVSTTAETAQAANGIVSASAIPAEELARLTDDIVSALKTVYDPEIPADIYELGLVYRIDIEDDRTVKIDMTLTAPGCPVAGEMPGWVENAVGAVEGVSGVEVNMVFDPPWTPDRMSEEAQVAVGWY, from the coding sequence ATGGACGATGTGAGCACCACCGCTGAGACTGCCCAGGCCGCGAACGGTATCGTCTCGGCCTCGGCGATCCCCGCCGAGGAGCTGGCGCGGCTGACCGACGACATCGTCTCGGCGCTGAAGACGGTCTACGACCCGGAAATCCCGGCCGACATCTACGAGCTTGGCCTGGTCTACAGGATCGACATCGAGGACGACCGCACCGTCAAGATCGACATGACGCTGACCGCGCCGGGCTGCCCGGTGGCCGGCGAGATGCCCGGCTGGGTCGAGAACGCGGTCGGCGCCGTCGAGGGCGTTTCCGGCGTCGAGGTCAACATGGTGTTCGACCCGCCGTGGACCCCGGACCGCATGTCGGAAGAGGCGCAGGTCGCGGTCGGGTGGTATTGA
- a CDS encoding alpha/beta hydrolase: MPEVIFAGPAGRLEGRYQPSKEKSAPIAIVLHPHPQFGGTMNNKIVYDLFYMFQKRDFTTLRFNFRGIGRSQGEFDHGTGELSDAAAALDWVQSLHPDSKSCWVAGYSFGSWIGMQLLMRRPEIEGFISVAPQPNTYDFSFLAPCPSSGLIIHGDADKVAPPKDVQTLVDKLHTQKGITITQKTISGANHFFANHAELLIDECADYLDRRLAGELADPRPKRLR; this comes from the coding sequence ATGCCTGAGGTCATTTTCGCCGGTCCGGCTGGTCGCCTGGAGGGACGCTACCAGCCTTCCAAGGAAAAGAGCGCGCCCATCGCCATCGTGCTGCACCCGCACCCGCAATTCGGCGGCACGATGAACAACAAGATCGTCTACGACCTCTTCTACATGTTCCAGAAGCGCGATTTCACCACGCTTCGCTTCAATTTCCGCGGCATCGGCCGCAGTCAGGGCGAGTTCGACCATGGCACCGGCGAACTGTCGGACGCTGCCGCCGCGCTAGACTGGGTGCAGTCGCTGCATCCGGATTCCAAGAGCTGCTGGGTTGCCGGCTATTCCTTCGGCTCGTGGATCGGCATGCAGCTGCTCATGCGCCGGCCGGAGATCGAGGGCTTCATCTCGGTCGCCCCGCAGCCCAACACCTACGACTTCTCCTTCCTGGCGCCCTGCCCGTCGTCCGGGCTCATCATCCACGGCGATGCCGACAAGGTGGCGCCACCGAAGGACGTGCAGACGCTGGTCGACAAGCTGCACACGCAAAAGGGCATCACCATCACGCAGAAGACGATCTCCGGCGCGAACCATTTCTTTGCCAACCACGCCGAACTGCTGATCGACGAGTGCGCCGACTACCTCGACCGGCGACTGGCGGGCGAGCTCGCCGATCCGCGGCCGAAGCGGCTGAGATAG
- the sufB gene encoding Fe-S cluster assembly protein SufB has protein sequence MPAVQETIDRVRKIDVDQYKYGFQTEIEMDKAPKGLSEDIIRLISEKKGEPDWMLEWRLGAFRRWLTLEEPTWARVHYPKIDFQDIHYYAAPKSTPGPKSLDEVDPELLKVYEKLGIPLKEQEILAGVQKTDDSEFEEANDNVYKSGRVAVDAVFDSVSVVTTFKKELAQAGVIFCSISEAIREHPELVQKYLGSVVPTTDNFYATLNSAVFTDGSFVFVPKGVRCPMELSTYFRINEKNTGQFERTLIIAEEGAYVSYLEGCTAPQRDENQLHAAVVELIALDDAEIKYSTVQNWYPGDAEGKGGVYNFVTKRGDCRGDRSKISWTQVETGSAITWKYPSCILRGDDSSGEFYSIAVSNGYQQVDSGTKMIHLGKNTSSRIISKGIAAGFSQNTYRGQVSAHRKATNARNFTNCDSLLIGDQCGAHTVPYMEAKNATAKFEHEATTSKISEDQKFYVMQRGIPEEEAIALIVNGFVKDVIQQLPMEFAVEAQKLIGISLEGSVG, from the coding sequence ATGCCTGCTGTGCAGGAGACGATCGATCGAGTCCGAAAGATCGACGTCGACCAGTATAAATACGGATTCCAGACAGAGATCGAGATGGACAAGGCCCCCAAGGGCCTGAGCGAAGACATCATTCGCTTGATCTCCGAGAAGAAGGGCGAGCCGGACTGGATGCTGGAATGGCGTCTGGGCGCCTTTCGGCGATGGCTGACGCTGGAAGAGCCGACCTGGGCGCGCGTCCACTATCCGAAGATCGACTTCCAGGACATCCACTACTACGCCGCGCCAAAGAGCACGCCCGGCCCGAAGTCGCTGGACGAGGTCGATCCCGAACTGCTCAAGGTCTATGAGAAGCTCGGCATCCCGCTGAAGGAGCAGGAGATCCTTGCCGGCGTCCAGAAGACCGATGACTCGGAATTCGAGGAAGCCAACGACAACGTCTACAAGTCGGGCCGCGTCGCGGTCGACGCCGTGTTCGATTCGGTCTCGGTCGTCACCACCTTCAAGAAGGAGCTGGCTCAGGCCGGCGTCATCTTCTGCTCGATCTCGGAAGCGATCCGCGAGCATCCGGAACTGGTGCAGAAATATCTCGGCTCGGTCGTGCCGACCACCGACAATTTCTACGCCACGCTGAACTCGGCCGTGTTCACTGACGGCTCCTTCGTTTTCGTGCCGAAGGGCGTTCGCTGCCCGATGGAGCTGTCGACCTATTTCCGCATCAACGAGAAGAACACCGGCCAGTTCGAGCGCACGCTGATCATCGCCGAGGAGGGAGCCTATGTCTCCTATCTCGAGGGCTGCACGGCGCCGCAGCGCGACGAGAACCAGCTGCATGCGGCGGTGGTCGAACTGATCGCGCTCGACGATGCCGAGATCAAATATTCGACGGTGCAGAACTGGTACCCGGGCGATGCCGAGGGCAAGGGCGGCGTCTACAATTTCGTCACCAAGCGCGGCGACTGCCGTGGCGACCGCTCGAAGATCTCGTGGACGCAGGTCGAGACCGGTTCGGCGATCACCTGGAAATATCCGAGCTGCATCCTGCGCGGCGACGATTCCAGCGGCGAGTTCTATTCGATCGCGGTGTCGAACGGCTACCAGCAGGTCGATAGCGGCACCAAGATGATCCATCTCGGCAAGAACACGTCGAGCCGCATCATCTCGAAGGGCATCGCCGCCGGCTTCTCGCAGAACACCTATCGCGGCCAGGTCTCGGCGCATCGCAAGGCGACCAACGCCCGCAACTTCACCAACTGCGACTCGCTTCTGATCGGCGACCAGTGCGGCGCGCACACCGTGCCGTACATGGAAGCCAAGAACGCGACGGCGAAGTTCGAGCACGAGGCGACGACGTCGAAGATATCCGAGGACCAGAAGTTCTACGTCATGCAGCGCGGCATTCCCGAGGAGGAGGCGATCGCGCTGATCGTCAACGGCTTCGTCAAGGACGTCATCCAGCAGTTGCCGATGGAGTTCGCCGTCGAGGCGCAGAAGCTGATTGGCATCAGCCTCGAGGGAAGTGTGGGGTGA
- the sufD gene encoding Fe-S cluster assembly protein SufD: MNMHAQPQRTLAETALIDAFGERLSLLPGDGAVMVKRDGAIEAIKHGLPTRRIESWHYTDLRRLLTSVPAFEADGIAKALDPVLDGSAVLPVLNGVSNAKLPEIEGVTVQRLSEKLTDGSVAPGLDSYGADDAIGALNTAFVADGYFVDIADGAELEKPIELQNLQSGGQTHVRLLTRVGAGVKAVIVERQAGEGSDALVSSVSQLMVGDGSEVTWLIVQEQSATATHLAQFKAHIGKDAKLTLFVMNAGGRLVRQEVVVRTTGEGADFKLRGINLLAGDTHTDTTMVLDHAVPHTTSTEVMRNVVTGKARGVFQGRINVHQYAQKTNAKMACNTLLLSDDGEFSTKPELEIFADDVVCGHGATVTEIDHDHLFYLMARGIDEKTARGLLVKAFVAEVIEELDDESIVEALEARLDGWFLTHG, encoded by the coding sequence ATGAACATGCACGCACAGCCCCAGCGGACCTTGGCCGAAACGGCGCTGATCGATGCCTTCGGCGAGCGGCTGTCGCTGCTGCCCGGCGACGGCGCGGTGATGGTCAAGCGCGACGGCGCGATCGAGGCGATCAAGCACGGCCTGCCGACGCGGCGCATCGAATCCTGGCACTATACGGATCTGCGCCGGCTGCTGACCTCGGTGCCGGCCTTCGAGGCAGACGGCATCGCAAAGGCGCTCGATCCGGTTCTCGACGGTTCCGCCGTGCTGCCAGTGCTGAACGGCGTCTCGAACGCCAAGCTGCCCGAGATCGAGGGCGTCACGGTGCAGCGCCTGTCGGAAAAACTCACCGACGGCAGCGTAGCGCCGGGGCTGGATTCCTATGGCGCCGATGACGCGATTGGCGCGCTGAACACCGCCTTCGTCGCCGACGGCTATTTCGTCGACATCGCCGACGGCGCTGAACTGGAAAAGCCGATCGAATTGCAGAACCTGCAGTCCGGCGGCCAGACGCATGTGCGGCTGCTGACGCGCGTCGGCGCTGGCGTCAAGGCGGTCATCGTCGAGCGCCAGGCGGGCGAAGGCAGCGATGCTCTGGTCAGCTCGGTGAGCCAGCTCATGGTCGGCGATGGCTCCGAAGTGACCTGGCTGATCGTGCAGGAGCAGTCGGCCACGGCCACCCATCTCGCCCAGTTCAAGGCGCATATCGGCAAGGATGCGAAGCTGACGCTGTTCGTCATGAACGCCGGCGGCAGGCTGGTGCGCCAGGAAGTGGTGGTCAGGACGACGGGGGAGGGCGCCGACTTCAAGCTGCGCGGCATCAACCTGCTGGCCGGCGACACGCATACCGACACCACCATGGTGCTCGACCATGCCGTGCCGCACACGACCTCGACCGAAGTGATGCGCAACGTGGTGACCGGCAAGGCGCGCGGCGTCTTCCAGGGGCGCATCAACGTGCATCAATACGCGCAGAAGACCAACGCCAAGATGGCCTGCAACACGCTGCTGTTGTCGGACGACGGCGAGTTCTCGACCAAGCCAGAGCTGGAGATCTTCGCCGACGACGTCGTCTGCGGTCATGGCGCCACCGTCACCGAGATCGATCACGACCATCTGTTCTACCTGATGGCGCGCGGCATCGACGAGAAGACCGCCCGGGGCCTGCTGGTGAAGGCTTTCGTGGCCGAAGTGATCGAGGAACTGGACGACGAGAGCATCGTCGAGGCGCTGGAAGCGCGGCTCGACGGCTGGTTTTTGACGCACGGGTAG